A genome region from Clupea harengus chromosome 7, Ch_v2.0.2, whole genome shotgun sequence includes the following:
- the unc45b gene encoding protein unc-45 homolog B: MADAVQLKEEGNKYFQEGYIDKAIEVYTQALKLCKDKKVLAVICRNRSACYLKKEKYSQAVSDASKAVDVDGADVKALYRRCQGLEKLGKLDMAFKDVQRCATIEPKNKTFLETLRRLSVQIQQKLKDSFSTDSRVKNMFDILLSDEQEKDKMEKAANNLIVLAREEAGAERIFQNNGVALLQQLIDTKKPQMVLAAIRTLSGMCTGHKARTMAIIHLIGIEKLCSIMAVDNEEIALATANMFQCVNDSLSGADRREYGKEEAIVLDSSKDLKTILMALLEMVTSKTVSGHGRDQALNLLCRNVPRKDKKDTDHSKTLYTIDHGLKKILKVCGQIPELPDQLPMTENTQLIASVLLNKLYDDLRCDPERDNFRELCDEYIKGKFDPNDMDKNIHAINALSGLLQGPFDVGDKLVGGQGVMEMMVALCGSEREVDQMVAVEALIHSSTKMSRATFFTTNGVGLLKDIYKKTKNEKIKIRALVGLCKLGSAGGDDYAMRQFAEGSTEKLAKQCRKWLCNPAIDSRTRKWAVEGLAYLSNDADVKDDFVEDEAAMKAMYELAKSADKTILYAVACTLVNCTNSYEKKDILPELVQLAKFSKQHVPEQHPKDKKDFIQKRVKRMLKAGVISALAVMVKADNTLLTDQTKEMLARVFLALADDAKDRGIIVAHGGGKALIPLALEGTEEGKIKASHALAKIAAISNPEIAFPGERVYEVVRPLVRLLHTDRDGVQNFEALMSLTNLSGFSEKLRTKIVKENALADIENYMFEDHDQLRQAATECMCNLVTCKEVQERFLQDGNDRMKLLLLLCAEEDDKLQMAAAGALAMLTAAHKKLCTKITLVTLQWLEILQRLCLHDTVEVRHRGLVVVYNMMNADDELAKNMIESELLEILTIIGKLEDHPKKQPAIDAARACLSKAMDLGLIKPFSTGRE, from the exons ATGGCAGACGCAGTCCAGTTGAAGGAGGAGGGAAATAAATATTTCCAGGAAGGTTACATTGACAAAGCCATTGAAGTCTACACACAAGCATTGAAACTATGCAAAGACAAGAAAGTGTTGGCAGTCATCTGCAGAAATCGTTCAGCCTGCTACCTCAAGAAG gAAAAATACAGTCAAGCTGTGTCAGATGCCTCAAAAG CCGTTGATGTAGATGGTGCAGATGTCAAAGCCCTGTACAGACGATGCCAAGGTCTTGAAAAATTAGGAAAGCTGGACATGGCCTTCAAGGATGTCCAGAGATGTGCCACCATAGAGCCAAAGAACAAAACTTTTCTAGAAACCTTGAGACGACTTTCAGTACAAATTCAACAGAAG CTGAAAGACTCCTTCTCAACAGATTCAAGGGTAAAGAATATGTTTGATATCCTGCTTTCTGATGAACAGGAGAAAGACAAGATGGAAAAG GCTGCAAACAACCTGATTGTTCTggccagagaggaggcaggtgCTGAGAGAATTTTCCAGAACAATGGTGTAGCCCTGTTGCAACAGTTGATTGACACCAAAAAACCTCAGATGGTTCTGGCAGCTATCCGAACCTTATCAGGAATGTGCACTGGGCACAAAGCAAGG ACGATGGCTATCATCCACCTCATTGGTATTGAGAAGCTATGCAGCATTATGGCAGTGGACAATGAAGAGATTGCCTTGGCAACTGCCAATATGTTCCAGTGTGTGAATGATTCCCTGTCTGGAGCGGACAGAAGGGAGTATGGCAAAGAGGAGGCTATTGTTCTTG ATTCAAGCAAGGATCTGAAGACCATCCTTATGGCCTTGCTGGAAATGGTTACAAGCAAGACGGTGTCAGGCCATGGAAGAGATCAGGCTCTCAACCTCTTGTGTAGGAATGTTCCACGTAAAGACAAGAAAGACACAGACCATTCAAAAACTCTTTACACCATTGACCATG GCCTGAAGAAGATCCTAAAGGTGTGTGGTCAGATACCTGAACTGCCAGATCAGCTGCCCATGACAGAAAACACCCAGCTCATTGCCAGCGTCCTCCTCAACAAGCTGTATGATGACCTGCGTTGTGACCCTGAGAGAGATAACTTCAGGGAACTCTGTGATGAATACATTAA AGGAAAGTTTGACCCCAATGATATGGATAAGAACATCCATGCCATCAACGCCCTGTCAGGGCTCCTCCAGGGTCCATTCGATGTCGGTGACAAGCTGGTGGGTGGTCAGGGCGTGATGGAGATGATGGTGGCTCTCTGTGGCTCAGAGCGTGAGGTGGATCAAATGGTGGCGGTGGAGGCCCTCATCCACTCCTCCACCAAGATGAGTCGCGCCACCTTCTTCACCACCAATGGCGTAGGCCTGCTCAAGGACATctacaaaaagacaaagaatgAGAAGATTAAGATCCGGGCTCTGGTG GGTCTGTGTAAGCTTGGGTCTGCTGGTGGTGATGATTATGCCATGAGACAGTTTGCAGAGGGTTCTACTGAGAAGCTGGCCAAGCAGTGCAGAAA ATGGCTGTGCAATCCTGCGATTGATTCCCGTACAAGGAAATGGGCTGTGGAGGGTTTGGCCTACCTCTCAAATGATGCTGATGTAAAAGATGACTTTGTTGAAGATGAGGCTGCCATGAAAGCTATGTATGAACTTGCCAAG TCTGCAGACAAGACTATTCTTTATGCAGTGGCCTGTACCTTGGTCAACTGTACCAACAGCTATGAAAAAAAGGATATCCTCCCTGAGCTGGTCCAGCTAGCCAAGTTCTCTAAGCAGCATGTCCCAGAGCAACACCCAAAG GATAAAAAGGACTTCATTcagaagagagtgaagaggatgTTGAAAGCTGGTGTGATCTCCGCTCTTGCTGTGATGGTCAAAGCAGACAACACCCTTCTGACTGACCAGACCAAAGAAATGCTTGCAAG AGTTTTCTTGGCTTTAGCAGATGACGCCAAAGACCGTGGCATCATAGTTGCTCATGGAGGTGGGAAG GCACTCATTCCCTTGGCTCTGGAAGGAACTGAGGAAGGAAAAATCAAAGCCTCTCATGCTTTGGCAAAGATTGCTGCCATTTCCAACCCAGAGATTGCCTTCCCAGGAGAGAGG GTCTATGAGGTTGTGCGGCCACTGGTCAGGTTGCTGCATACAGACAGGGATGGTGTCCAGAACTTTGAGGCGCTGATGAGCCTGACAAACCTGTCTGGCTTCAGTGAGAAGCTTAG GACAAAGATTGTCAAGGAGAATGCTCTTGCAGATATTGAGAACTACATGTTTGAGGACCACGACCAACTCAGACAGGCGGCAACTGAGTGTATGTGCAATCTTGTGACCTGCAAAGAG GTGCAAGAGAGGTTCCTACAGGATGGGAATGACAGGATGAAGCTCCTTCTGTTGCTCTGCGCTGAGGAAGACGACAAACTTCAGATGGCAGCCGCTGGAGCATTGGCTATGCTCACTGCAGCTCATAAGAAGCTCTGCACTAAGATTACACTTGTG ACATTACAATGGCTTGAGATCTTGCAGAGGTTGTGTCTCCATGACACTGTGGAGGTTCGGCACAGAGGTCTGGTGGTTGTCTACAACATGATGAATGCTGACGATGAGCTGGCAAAGAACATGATTGAAAGCGAGTTGCTGGAGATTCTGACAATTATTGGCAAACTGGAGGATCAC